A window from Gossypium raimondii isolate GPD5lz chromosome 7, ASM2569854v1, whole genome shotgun sequence encodes these proteins:
- the LOC105784676 gene encoding AUGMIN subunit 3 isoform X1 has protein sequence MSGARLCTLLGDLGYEGAEKLDPDSFEWPFQYDDTRPILDWICSSLRPSNVLSLSQLSLYEQIVQEGKLLEGEDLDFAYDSISAFSSRRDNQEAVFGAEEGLKDIRDATVAYKAEALELQKQLRHLQSQFDMLTGQASALIQGRRARVAATSAANGHLTTIDDSLSGRNLQMNEVLGKIASTAQELAHYHSGDEEGIYLAYSDFHPYLVGDSSCIMELNQWFAKQLDTVPFRLVAEEGKSKCSWVSLDDVSNSLVRADLEKSHHQRVSELQRLRSIFGTSERQWVEAQVENAKQQAILMALKSQISSDEAHIHLDLHSLRRKHAELVGEVSNLYHKEEKLLTETIPDLCWELAQLQDTYILQGDYDLKVMRQEFYISRQKAFINHLINHLARHQLLKIACQLEKKNMLGAYSLLKVIESELQAYLSATKGRVGRCLALIQAASEVQEQGAVDDRDTFLHGVRDLLSIHSNAQAGLSTYVSAPGIVQQISGLHSDLMALQSDLENSLPEDRNRCINELCTLIQSLQQLLFASSTTAQPILTPRPLMKELDEMEKINAKLSAAVEEVTLEHCKKNEIVKHHSQEVGLQRSVFVDFFCNPERLRSQVRELTARVRALQDS, from the exons ATGAGTGGGGCGAGACTATGCACATTACTAGGGGATTTGGGATACGAAGGGGCAGAGAAATTGGACCCCGATAGCTTCGAATGGCCTTTCCAATACGACGACACCCGTCCCATCCTTGACTGGATCTGCTCCTCCCTCCGCCCTTCCAATGTCCTCTCCCTCTCCCAACTCTCCCT GTATGAGCAAATCGTACAAGAAGGGAAGCTGTTGGAG GGGGAAGACTTGGACTTTGCTTATGATAGCATTTCGGCCTTCTCGTCGAGGAGGGACAACCAGGAGGCGGTTTTTGGAGCTGAAGAAGGATTGAAAGATATTAG GGATGCAACTGTAGCATATAAAGCTGAAGCTTTAGAGCTACAGAAACAACTTAGGCATTTGCAGTCTCAGTTTGACATGCTTACAGGTCAGGCTTCAGCTTTGATCCAAGGCAGACGAGCACGGGTTGCAGCAACATCTGCTGCTAATGGACACCTTACAACCATAGATGATAGTCTCTCGGGAAGGAACTTGCAG ATGAATGAAGTTCTTGGAAAAATAGCATCTACAGCACAAGAGCTGGCGCATTACCATTCTGGAGATG AGGAAGGCATCTACTTAGCTTATTCTGACTTCCATCCGTACTTGGTTGGAGATTCATCCTGCATAATGGAGTTAAATCAGTGGTTTGCTAAGCAACTAGACACG GTTCCTTTTCGATTGGTTGCTGAAGAGGGTAAATCAAAATGCTCCTGGGTTAGTCTTGATGATGTCTCAAACAGCTTAGTAAGAG CAGATCTAGAAAAGTCCCATCATCAACGTGTATCTGAATTGCAGAGGCTTCGCTCCAT ATTCGGAACAAGTGAAAGACAATGGGTAGAAGCCCAGGTTGAGAATGCCAAGCAGCAAGCCATTCTCATGGCGCTTAAATCTCAAATATCATCAGATGAAGCTCATATTCATCTTGATCTTCATTCCCTTAG AAGAAAGCATGCTGAGTTGGTGGGAGAGGTTTCAAACCTTTATCACAAAGAAGAGAAGTTATTAACTGAG ACTATTCCAGATCTTTGCTGGGAGCTGGCGCAACTCCAGGACACATACATTTTGCAAG GTGATTATGATCTAAAGGTTATGCGGCAAGAGTTCTATATTAGCAGACAAAAGGCG TTTATCAATCATCTGATCAATCATCTTGCAAGGCATCAGCTCTTAAAAATAGCTTGTCAATTGGAAAAGAAGAATATGCTTGGAGCATATTCATTGCTTAAAGTTATCGAGTCAGAGCTTCAGGCATACCTGTCAGCAACCAAAGGCCGGGTG GGGCGTTGCTTGGCACTAATTCAAGCTGCGTCTGAGGTCCAAGAGCAAGGTGCCGTGGATGATCGAGACACTTTTCTGCATGGTGTTAGAGACCTTTTAAGTATCCATTCAA ATGCACAGGCTGGTTTATCAACATACGTATCTGCTCCTGGCATTGTACAGCAAATATCTGGTCTACATTCAGACTTGATGGCTCTTCAATCTGACCTTGAGAATTCTCTTCCAGAGGACAGAAATAGATGCATCAATGAGCT GTGCACTCTGATTCAAAGTCTGCAGCAATTATTATTTGCATCTTCAACAACTGCTCAACCAATATTGACACCTCGG CCTCTAATGAAAGAGCTGGATGAAATGGAAAAGATAAATGCAAAACTCTCTGCTGCAGTAGAGGAGGTTACGCTTGAACATTGCAAGAAGAATGAG ATTGTAAAACATCATTCCCAAGAGGTTGGACTTCAAAGGAGCGTGTTTGTGGACTTCTTTTGCAATCCGGAGCGATTGAGGAGCCAAGTAAGAGAATTGACTGCTCGGGTTCGAGCTTTGCAAGATTCCTAA
- the LOC105784676 gene encoding AUGMIN subunit 3 isoform X2, which translates to MSGARLCTLLGDLGYEGAEKLDPDSFEWPFQYDDTRPILDWICSSLRPSNVLSLSQLSLYEQIVQEGKLLEGEDLDFAYDSISAFSSRRDNQEAVFGAEEGLKDIRDATVAYKAEALELQKQLRHLQSQFDMLTGQASALIQGRRARVAATSAANGHLTTIDDSLSGRNLQMNEVLGKIASTAQELAHYHSGDEEGIYLAYSDFHPYLVGDSSCIMELNQWFAKQLDTVPFRLVAEEGKSKCSWVSLDDVSNSLVRDLEKSHHQRVSELQRLRSIFGTSERQWVEAQVENAKQQAILMALKSQISSDEAHIHLDLHSLRRKHAELVGEVSNLYHKEEKLLTETIPDLCWELAQLQDTYILQGDYDLKVMRQEFYISRQKAFINHLINHLARHQLLKIACQLEKKNMLGAYSLLKVIESELQAYLSATKGRVGRCLALIQAASEVQEQGAVDDRDTFLHGVRDLLSIHSNAQAGLSTYVSAPGIVQQISGLHSDLMALQSDLENSLPEDRNRCINELCTLIQSLQQLLFASSTTAQPILTPRPLMKELDEMEKINAKLSAAVEEVTLEHCKKNEIVKHHSQEVGLQRSVFVDFFCNPERLRSQVRELTARVRALQDS; encoded by the exons ATGAGTGGGGCGAGACTATGCACATTACTAGGGGATTTGGGATACGAAGGGGCAGAGAAATTGGACCCCGATAGCTTCGAATGGCCTTTCCAATACGACGACACCCGTCCCATCCTTGACTGGATCTGCTCCTCCCTCCGCCCTTCCAATGTCCTCTCCCTCTCCCAACTCTCCCT GTATGAGCAAATCGTACAAGAAGGGAAGCTGTTGGAG GGGGAAGACTTGGACTTTGCTTATGATAGCATTTCGGCCTTCTCGTCGAGGAGGGACAACCAGGAGGCGGTTTTTGGAGCTGAAGAAGGATTGAAAGATATTAG GGATGCAACTGTAGCATATAAAGCTGAAGCTTTAGAGCTACAGAAACAACTTAGGCATTTGCAGTCTCAGTTTGACATGCTTACAGGTCAGGCTTCAGCTTTGATCCAAGGCAGACGAGCACGGGTTGCAGCAACATCTGCTGCTAATGGACACCTTACAACCATAGATGATAGTCTCTCGGGAAGGAACTTGCAG ATGAATGAAGTTCTTGGAAAAATAGCATCTACAGCACAAGAGCTGGCGCATTACCATTCTGGAGATG AGGAAGGCATCTACTTAGCTTATTCTGACTTCCATCCGTACTTGGTTGGAGATTCATCCTGCATAATGGAGTTAAATCAGTGGTTTGCTAAGCAACTAGACACG GTTCCTTTTCGATTGGTTGCTGAAGAGGGTAAATCAAAATGCTCCTGGGTTAGTCTTGATGATGTCTCAAACAGCTTAGTAAGAG ATCTAGAAAAGTCCCATCATCAACGTGTATCTGAATTGCAGAGGCTTCGCTCCAT ATTCGGAACAAGTGAAAGACAATGGGTAGAAGCCCAGGTTGAGAATGCCAAGCAGCAAGCCATTCTCATGGCGCTTAAATCTCAAATATCATCAGATGAAGCTCATATTCATCTTGATCTTCATTCCCTTAG AAGAAAGCATGCTGAGTTGGTGGGAGAGGTTTCAAACCTTTATCACAAAGAAGAGAAGTTATTAACTGAG ACTATTCCAGATCTTTGCTGGGAGCTGGCGCAACTCCAGGACACATACATTTTGCAAG GTGATTATGATCTAAAGGTTATGCGGCAAGAGTTCTATATTAGCAGACAAAAGGCG TTTATCAATCATCTGATCAATCATCTTGCAAGGCATCAGCTCTTAAAAATAGCTTGTCAATTGGAAAAGAAGAATATGCTTGGAGCATATTCATTGCTTAAAGTTATCGAGTCAGAGCTTCAGGCATACCTGTCAGCAACCAAAGGCCGGGTG GGGCGTTGCTTGGCACTAATTCAAGCTGCGTCTGAGGTCCAAGAGCAAGGTGCCGTGGATGATCGAGACACTTTTCTGCATGGTGTTAGAGACCTTTTAAGTATCCATTCAA ATGCACAGGCTGGTTTATCAACATACGTATCTGCTCCTGGCATTGTACAGCAAATATCTGGTCTACATTCAGACTTGATGGCTCTTCAATCTGACCTTGAGAATTCTCTTCCAGAGGACAGAAATAGATGCATCAATGAGCT GTGCACTCTGATTCAAAGTCTGCAGCAATTATTATTTGCATCTTCAACAACTGCTCAACCAATATTGACACCTCGG CCTCTAATGAAAGAGCTGGATGAAATGGAAAAGATAAATGCAAAACTCTCTGCTGCAGTAGAGGAGGTTACGCTTGAACATTGCAAGAAGAATGAG ATTGTAAAACATCATTCCCAAGAGGTTGGACTTCAAAGGAGCGTGTTTGTGGACTTCTTTTGCAATCCGGAGCGATTGAGGAGCCAAGTAAGAGAATTGACTGCTCGGGTTCGAGCTTTGCAAGATTCCTAA
- the LOC105784693 gene encoding uncharacterized protein LOC105784693 isoform X2, which yields MCGRARCTLRADDIPRACHRNDGPIRHVNMDRYRPSYNVGPGMNFPVVRRDDGSNTDGAGIVLHCMKWGLIPSFTKKSDKPDFFKMFNARSESVCEKASFRRLLPKSRCLVAVEGFYEWKKDVSKKQPYYIRFKDGRPLVFAALYDSWENSEDRMPVILGDKGSTDAWLNGSKTDMLLKPYENPDLVWYPVTPAIGKLSFEGPECVKEVPLKTQEKNSISKFFSTRKVEKEQESNMVQSVCDESVKTNLLNNLKEEPRSTDDRLASLTDKDHDLKSNVPVPSLGDVGKSQVKRDSDEFLADTKPSKDEIETSPARKKGNIKGGGDKQPTLFSYFGKK from the exons ATGTGCGGAAGAGCTCGTTGTACTCTTCGCGCCGATGACATTCCCAGAGCTTGCCATCGCAATGATGGCCCCATCCGCCATGTTAACATGGACCG GTACCGTCCGTCGTATAATGTTGGCCCGGGAATGAATTTTCCTGTTGTTCGACGGGACGATGGATCTAATACCGATGGAGCAGGAATCGTTCTTCACTGCATGAAATGGGGACTAATCCCTAGTTTCACTAAGAAATCCGATAAGCCTGACTTTTTCAAGATg TTCAACGCTCGATCAGAGTCAGTATGTGAAAAGGCTTCTTTCCGGCGCCTCCTTCCTAAAAGCCGGTGCTTAGTGGCAGTTGAAGG GTTCTATGAGTGGAAGAAAGATGTTTCGAAGAAACAGCCATACTACATTCGTTTCAAGGATGGTAGGCCTCTAGTGTTTGCTGCTCTTTATGATTCTTGGGAGAACTCTGAAG ACAGGATGCCGGTAATTTTGGGTGACAAGGGATCAACAGATGCATGGCTAAATGGTTCTAAAACTGATATGCTGCTTAAACCATATGAAAATCCAGATTTG GTGTGGTATCCAGTAACCCCTGCAATTGGTAAGCTGTCTTTTGAAGGACCTGAGTGTGTTAAAGAG GTACCACTGAAGACACAAGAAAAGAATTCTATCTCAAAGTTCTTCTCAACAAGGAAAGTTGaaaaggaacaagaatcaaacaTGGTGCAAAGTGTGTGTGATGAATCTGTCAAAACAAATTTGCTGAATAACTTAAAGGAGGAACCTAGAAGCACAGATGATAGACTTGCATCCTTAACAGATAAGGACCATGATTTAAAATCTAATGTTCCTGTTCCATCCCTTGGGGATGTAGGGAAGAGCCAAGTAAAAAGGGACTCCGATGAGTTTTTAGCTGATACCAAGCCATCTAAAGATGAAATCGAAACAAGCCCAGCAAGGAAAAAGGGAAACATCAAAGGTGGTGGTGATAAGCAGCCAACACTATTTTCGTACTTCGGGAAAAAATAG
- the LOC105784693 gene encoding uncharacterized protein LOC105784693 isoform X1 translates to MCGRARCTLRADDIPRACHRNDGPIRHVNMDRYRPSYNVGPGMNFPVVRRDDGSNTDGAGIVLHCMKWGLIPSFTKKSDKPDFFKMFNARSESVCEKASFRRLLPKSRCLVAVEGFYEWKKDVSKKQPYYIRFKDGRPLVFAALYDSWENSEGEKLHTFTILTTSASSTFQWLHDRMPVILGDKGSTDAWLNGSKTDMLLKPYENPDLVWYPVTPAIGKLSFEGPECVKEVPLKTQEKNSISKFFSTRKVEKEQESNMVQSVCDESVKTNLLNNLKEEPRSTDDRLASLTDKDHDLKSNVPVPSLGDVGKSQVKRDSDEFLADTKPSKDEIETSPARKKGNIKGGGDKQPTLFSYFGKK, encoded by the exons ATGTGCGGAAGAGCTCGTTGTACTCTTCGCGCCGATGACATTCCCAGAGCTTGCCATCGCAATGATGGCCCCATCCGCCATGTTAACATGGACCG GTACCGTCCGTCGTATAATGTTGGCCCGGGAATGAATTTTCCTGTTGTTCGACGGGACGATGGATCTAATACCGATGGAGCAGGAATCGTTCTTCACTGCATGAAATGGGGACTAATCCCTAGTTTCACTAAGAAATCCGATAAGCCTGACTTTTTCAAGATg TTCAACGCTCGATCAGAGTCAGTATGTGAAAAGGCTTCTTTCCGGCGCCTCCTTCCTAAAAGCCGGTGCTTAGTGGCAGTTGAAGG GTTCTATGAGTGGAAGAAAGATGTTTCGAAGAAACAGCCATACTACATTCGTTTCAAGGATGGTAGGCCTCTAGTGTTTGCTGCTCTTTATGATTCTTGGGAGAACTCTGAAG GTGAGAAACTTCACACTTTTACCATACTTACTACTTCCGCGTCATCAACTTTTCAGTGGCTTCATG ACAGGATGCCGGTAATTTTGGGTGACAAGGGATCAACAGATGCATGGCTAAATGGTTCTAAAACTGATATGCTGCTTAAACCATATGAAAATCCAGATTTG GTGTGGTATCCAGTAACCCCTGCAATTGGTAAGCTGTCTTTTGAAGGACCTGAGTGTGTTAAAGAG GTACCACTGAAGACACAAGAAAAGAATTCTATCTCAAAGTTCTTCTCAACAAGGAAAGTTGaaaaggaacaagaatcaaacaTGGTGCAAAGTGTGTGTGATGAATCTGTCAAAACAAATTTGCTGAATAACTTAAAGGAGGAACCTAGAAGCACAGATGATAGACTTGCATCCTTAACAGATAAGGACCATGATTTAAAATCTAATGTTCCTGTTCCATCCCTTGGGGATGTAGGGAAGAGCCAAGTAAAAAGGGACTCCGATGAGTTTTTAGCTGATACCAAGCCATCTAAAGATGAAATCGAAACAAGCCCAGCAAGGAAAAAGGGAAACATCAAAGGTGGTGGTGATAAGCAGCCAACACTATTTTCGTACTTCGGGAAAAAATAG